The following DNA comes from Pirellulales bacterium.
AACGGCCGATTAGCACTTCTTATGAAGCCAAAGCGCGGTTTGACGATTCCCGCAGCTTATTGTTGCCGGGGATGCGCGGCAGGGCCCGCATCCATGCCGACCCGCAAACCCTCGGGCAGCGGGCGTTGCGGTTGGTGCTGCAAACCCTCAACTTTAAGCTGTAAATCGTGCCATAAAATAATTGCCATATTTTGGATAGCTGTTTATCGCGCCAAGAGAAATTACCTCTTTCTGCCAATTCGAAAATTTTCACAAATTGTTCGTGCAATCTGGTGCGAAGAGAGGTATAAAGAAGTTCTTGTCTCAGGGGATCGTTTTGCCGGAAATAGACGGGGGTCGTCGTTTTCTGGCGGGTAGGATTTTGACCTGTAGGGGTCAATTTCCGCATTACGGGGAAAATTATCATGATTGAGCGTCGTCGCACGCGCCCTGCCGCGCATGGCTGTGCCGGTTCTGTCCGTGGTTTCACACTTGTGGAATTGCTCGTTGTTATCGCCATTATTGGCATTCTTGTCGCGTTGCTACTTCCCGCGATTCAAATGGCTCGCGAGGCAGGTCTACGCAACTCTTGCCGCAATAACTTACGGCAATTTGGCGTCGCCGCCCAAAACCATATCAGCGCCGCAAAGGTGTTTCCCACCGGCGGCTGGGGCTGGGGTTGGGCCGGTGATCCGGATTTGGGCGTGGGTAAAAACCAACCCAGCGGCTGGATGTTTTGCATTTTGCCCTATATCGAAGAAAAAGACGTGTACGACATGGGGAAAGGTCCCCCTAACAGCAAGCAAAAGCTGGCGGGTATTTCCCGGGCAATTGAAACCGTCGTCCCCAGTTACTTTTGTCCGTCACGGCGGCGGCCTGAGTCGATCCCGTTTACCCACGGGACGAACTACGCTAACGCCCAACCACGGCCCAAGTATGTCGTGCGCAATGATTACGTGGCCTGCTCGGGAAGCGATCGGGATGGGGCACAACCATATGGACCATCAAGCTATGGTGATGCGGTAAGTTTTGAGAAAAATGGTGGTTGGAATAACTTTTCCAGAAGTGGTATTACTTTGTGTCGTGGTAGCGTACTGGTCAAGCATGTTACCGATGGCCTGAGCAAGACGCTGCTCTACGGTGAAAAATCGCTAAACCTGAAGTTCTTGGAAGCCATTAGCGGTACGGACCAGGACAACGACCAGGGTTGGAACCTGGGTTATGACTGGGATGTGGTTCGTTGGACAGCGGGAACACCGATTCCCGACCGGTTTATCGAAGGGAGTTGGGGGTCCAATAGTAATTTGTTCGGGTCGGGACATCCCGCCGGATTGCAAATTGTGATGGCGGATGCCTCGGTCCATACGATATCGTTCGAAATTAACCGAGTCACTTTCCAGCGTCTGGGACATAAGAGTGACGGAAATATCATCGACCCCAATTGGAACAAGTAAGTTCCGGGATCGCTTGATTGCGGCTAATAAACGGCGGAGAGCGCAGCTCTCCGCCTTTTTTTATTTGCGCAGGGTGACGTATCGTATAACTCACCATCCGGTAGCGGAAATTTGCCAGAATTCCGACTAGCGTGCGGTGGAACTTTTGCTTGTTCTGCTATACAGCGCTCCAATGCTCTATACAAGTCCCGCCCGGCGGTCGGGACCTACGTGCGAAACGCAAACCACACTCTCCATTCTTCTACCTTCCAAACCCCACTCCCCAAAACAAGTTCCGCTACCGCAGAGGGAATTCTTGCGAGTTCCGCTACAATTTTCTGCACTCCTCCAAACTCCACTCCTCCATCACTCCACTCCCCCCCTGCCAAACAAATACTCCACCACATCGGCCAAGTCCTGCGGCGTGAGGAGTGTTTCCAGGTTCTCCGGCATGGGGGATTTGCCCGTGGAAGTCACGCTCTCTAGGTCCTGCCGCAGCAGCGTGTCGGTCTGGCCATCCGCCCGGCGGAGCGTGATGCTGGTGGCGGTATCGGTGGAGAGTAGCCCCGTCAGCGTTCGGCCATCCTTGGTTTCGACCACATAGTTAAAGTAGTTGCCGTCGATCGCGGCGTTGGGGTCCAAGATATCCTGGATGAGCGCGGCCCGCGTTTTGGTGCGGGTGTCGGAGATGTCCGGCCCCACCGCCACGCCCACTTCGCCCACGCGGTGGCACGACGCGCACCCCACGCGGATAAACGCGGCCCGCCCCCGGCCATAATCGCCCGCCAGTTCCAGGGCCGCTTGATAGCGGGCGACCACCTCGCGCCGTTCGGGCGTGGCCACGGCGGCAAAGATTTTACTGGCCCGCTCCCGCACGTCGGAACGCTTGTGCCCAGTCAGTTGGGCACGGCGGAGCGGTTCTATCGTGGAGGGTTCGATTTTGCCCGCTTCCAACGCGGACACAAGTTCTAGGACGCGATGCGGCGTGGCCAAGAGCGCCTCTTGCGTGGCCCGCCGCGCGGCAGGGGAAAGCGCAGGCCAGGCCGAAACCAGCATCCCGGCGACTTCGTCACTGGCGTGGGCGGAAAGGGCCTGAATCGCCGCCAGACGCGCTTTTTCCGGTTGGTCGGTGGTGAGTAAGGGGGTTAACACCGACTGGGCGACCGCCCAATCGACTTGGGAAAGTGTGGCAATGGCCGCCAGCCGCTGGGGCGTTTCCTCCCGACCTTCGCGAGCCAGCCGCAGCGTGTTGGCCATCAGCGCATCCAGCCGTTCGATGTATTTGGCCCCTTCGGGCTGAATGGCCTCGACCAGCGTTTGCCAGTTTCCCCGTCGCCGGGCGACGCCATCCCCCAGGCCGGCCCGCACGGCCAGTTGATACTCGAGCGCGTGCGGCCCCTGCATGGCGAACATGGCTTCCAGGACGGTCAGAATGTCGGCCTTATCGCGGCGACTGCCGACCAGACCGGCCAGTTCGCGGACGAGAAGGAGACGCTCGGGGGAGATTTGTTGGCAAAGTTGCAAGGGGGGTATAGTGCCGTCATCCCTATCACCCCAAGTTAATACATCGGAATACTCCTCAAATAAAATTGCAAGCAGCTTTCCAGCGCGTTCGGGAACGGCTGTTTGTACGGCAAGTCTTGTCCAAGGATCGTTTGCATCGCTCAAGGCAATCGCTGCTAGTGCCTCAAGGACGCTATTGTCATTGAAAGCACCCAACGCAAGAGCAGCCTGAAAACGTACACTGGCATCTTCGTCGTACGCGTATGAACGTAGATCACGTGTGACGGATAATTCCTTGGAAATTAAGCTTGCAAAGAATTTGATACTCTGTGCTCGAACTTGCGGATGATAAAACCCCTTATTGCGTGAGATAAGTTTAGGCTCATACTGTCCATTCTGCAGTAGCCTGTAATTCTCACGTACCTCTTTCGCGGCCAGCACGTCCGCATCTTGTGTAGCTTGCTCCTCCTTGTGTTCCGTTACTTCAGGTCTTAACCCATCCCGCGGCCGAACCCGCCAAATTCGCCCCCGGTCCTTACCGGCATGAATGCTCGGATCGTTTTTCTTATCCTCCGGCAGCCATTCGGGATGTTCGATCACCTGATGGTAAAAATCGACGATGTAGAGCGCGCGGTCGGGACCGGTGGTGATAAACACGGGCCGAAACCACGGATCGCGCGACGCCAGCCACTCTTGGTTGGGGTAAGCGGGGCGTCCGGTAAAACCCGCCCCCTGGGGCGTGAGGACTTCTTGCCGGACCAGATTTCCCGTTGGGTCGCAGATCAGCAGGCTCTCGCGATAGATTTTTGGGAGGAGCGTCCCGCAATACGCATGAATACCGCACGCGGCGGAGAACGTCCCCGCGTGCTCGGGCATGGTTGCGCCGTTACGGGTCAGGGGATAGATTTTGGCCGCGCCGCCGGGGCCTTGGTCATCCTCCGGTTGCAGCGGCGGAACCATATGCGGGTTGCGGCGGATGTATTTTTCGGGGAGGGGGTTGTAAATCCAGTGGTTGCGGTTGGTGCAGGTAAATCGCCGCCCAAACTGGTCAAACGTGGCCCCAAACTGGCCCATGCCGCTGACCGCCTCCCCCTGCATCGTAATGGGATCAAAGCAGAAATCGCGGTTGCTGATATTGATGACGGGGGCGTTTTTGGCGGCGTCCCCCTCTAGGCCATGCACTTGGCGAATTTTGCCGCCGCTTTGGCCATTCGCCACATAAACTTTGCCATCCAGGCCCAGCAGCGGCGAACTGACGCGCAGTTGGGGATTCCCCTCATTGAACCCCTCAAAGAGGATTTCCCGTTTATCAGCCTCGCCGTCGCTATTGGTATCGTCCAGATACAGTATGTGCGGCGCGCAGGTGACAATAAACCCACCATCATAATGCAAAATTCCATTTGCAAAGAGCAGCTTGTCGGCAAATGGCTGTGGCCGGGCACGATAACGGCCATCCTTGTCCGGCTCCAACACGCGAATTCGCCCCTCCGGCGGCTGCCGCGGGGCGGGGCCATTGGGATAATCCAGCATCTCGACGACGTACATCCGCCGCTGATCATCAAAGGCAATCGCCACGGGACTTTGCACGTCCGGCTCGC
Coding sequences within:
- a CDS encoding c-type cytochrome, with the translated sequence MMLANNRNTATRLNWKQFCICLGLFLTTCSPLWAAGPLTPEQSHAQFVLADPNLVIELVASEPDVQSPVAIAFDDQRRMYVVEMLDYPNGPAPRQPPEGRIRVLEPDKDGRYRARPQPFADKLLFANGILHYDGGFIVTCAPHILYLDDTNSDGEADKREILFEGFNEGNPQLRVSSPLLGLDGKVYVANGQSGGKIRQVHGLEGDAAKNAPVINISNRDFCFDPITMQGEAVSGMGQFGATFDQFGRRFTCTNRNHWIYNPLPEKYIRRNPHMVPPLQPEDDQGPGGAAKIYPLTRNGATMPEHAGTFSAACGIHAYCGTLLPKIYRESLLICDPTGNLVRQEVLTPQGAGFTGRPAYPNQEWLASRDPWFRPVFITTGPDRALYIVDFYHQVIEHPEWLPEDKKNDPSIHAGKDRGRIWRVRPRDGLRPEVTEHKEEQATQDADVLAAKEVRENYRLLQNGQYEPKLISRNKGFYHPQVRAQSIKFFASLISKELSVTRDLRSYAYDEDASVRFQAALALGAFNDNSVLEALAAIALSDANDPWTRLAVQTAVPERAGKLLAILFEEYSDVLTWGDRDDGTIPPLQLCQQISPERLLLVRELAGLVGSRRDKADILTVLEAMFAMQGPHALEYQLAVRAGLGDGVARRRGNWQTLVEAIQPEGAKYIERLDALMANTLRLAREGREETPQRLAAIATLSQVDWAVAQSVLTPLLTTDQPEKARLAAIQALSAHASDEVAGMLVSAWPALSPAARRATQEALLATPHRVLELVSALEAGKIEPSTIEPLRRAQLTGHKRSDVRERASKIFAAVATPERREVVARYQAALELAGDYGRGRAAFIRVGCASCHRVGEVGVAVGPDISDTRTKTRAALIQDILDPNAAIDGNYFNYVVETKDGRTLTGLLSTDTATSITLRRADGQTDTLLRQDLESVTSTGKSPMPENLETLLTPQDLADVVEYLFGRGGVE
- a CDS encoding DUF1559 domain-containing protein, coding for MIERRRTRPAAHGCAGSVRGFTLVELLVVIAIIGILVALLLPAIQMAREAGLRNSCRNNLRQFGVAAQNHISAAKVFPTGGWGWGWAGDPDLGVGKNQPSGWMFCILPYIEEKDVYDMGKGPPNSKQKLAGISRAIETVVPSYFCPSRRRPESIPFTHGTNYANAQPRPKYVVRNDYVACSGSDRDGAQPYGPSSYGDAVSFEKNGGWNNFSRSGITLCRGSVLVKHVTDGLSKTLLYGEKSLNLKFLEAISGTDQDNDQGWNLGYDWDVVRWTAGTPIPDRFIEGSWGSNSNLFGSGHPAGLQIVMADASVHTISFEINRVTFQRLGHKSDGNIIDPNWNK